Proteins encoded in a region of the Manis javanica isolate MJ-LG chromosome 15, MJ_LKY, whole genome shotgun sequence genome:
- the CRYBB3 gene encoding beta-crystallin B3 — protein sequence MAEQHRAPDQAAAGKSHGGLGGSYKVIVYEMENFQGKRCELSADCTNLTESLLEKVGSIQVESGPWLAFDCRAFRGEQFVLEKGDYPRWDAWSNSHHSDSLLSLRPLHIDGPDHKLHLFENPAFSGRKMEIVDDDVPSLWAHGFQDRVASIRAINGTWVGYEFPGYRGRQYVFERGEYRHWNEWDANQPKLQSVRRIRDQKWHKRGCFLSS from the exons ATGGCGGAGCAGCACAGGGCTCCGGATCAGGCTGCAGCCGGCAAGAGCCATGGAGGCCTTGGGGGCAGCTATAAG GTGATCGTGTACGAAATGGAGAACTTCCAGGGCAAGCGGTGCGAGCTGTCTGCCGACTGCACCAACCTGACGGAGAGCctgctggagaaggtgggctCCATCCAGGTGGAGTCCGGGCC GTGGCTGGCGTTCGATTGCAGGGCCTTCCGTGGGGAGCAGTTTGTCCTGGAGAAAGGGGATTACCCTCGCTGGGATGCCTGGTCCAACAGCCACCACAGTGACAGCCTCTTGTCCCTCCGGCCTCTGCACATT GATGGTCCCGATCATAAGCTGCATCTGTTTGAGAACCCAGCTTTCAGTGGCCGCAAGATGGAGATAGTGGACGATGACGTGCCCAGCCTCTGGGCTCATGGCTTCCAGGACCGTGTGGCAAGCATCCGGGCCATCAATGGGAC GTGGGTTGGCTACGAGTTCCCTGGCTACCGTGGGCGCCAGTACGTGTTTGAGCGGGGCGAGTATCGCCACTGGAATGAATGGGATGCCAACCAGCCGAAGCTGCAGTCCGTGCGCCGGATCCGCGACCAGAAGTGGCACAAGCGGGGCTGCTTTCTCAGCAGCTGA
- the CRYBB2 gene encoding beta-crystallin B2: MPPPASQASRALSGAGVTGRCCAGQPTMASDHQTQAGKPQPLNPKIVIFEQENFQGHSHELSGPCPNLKETGMQKAGSILVQAGPWVGYEQANCKGEQFVFEKGEYPRWDSWTSSRRTDSLSSLRPIKVDSQEHKIVLYENPNFTGKKMEIIDDDVPSFHAHGYQEKVSSVRVQSGTWVGYQYPGYRGLQYLLEKGDYKDSGDFGAPHPQVQSVRRIRDMQWHQRGAFHPTN; the protein is encoded by the exons ATGCCACCTCCAGCCAGCCAGGCTTCACGGGCACTCTCGGGGGCTGGTGTCACTG GTCGCTGCTGCGCGGGACAGCCCACCATGGCCTCAGACCACCAGACCCAAGCGGGCAAGCCGCAGCCCCTCAACCCCAAG ATCGTCATCTTTGAGCAGGAGAACTTCCAGGGCCACTCTCACGAACTCAGCGGGCCCTGCCCCAACCTGAAGGAGACCGGCATGCAGAAGGCCGGCTCCATCCTGGTGCAGGCTGGACC CTGGGTGGGCTACGAACAAGCCAACTGCAAGGGTGAGCAGTTTGTGTTTGAGAAGGGGGAGTACCCCCGCTGGGACTCATGGACCAGCAGTCGGAGGACGGACTCCCTCAGCTCCCTGAGACCCATCAAAGTG GACAGCCAAGAGCACAAGATTGTCCTCTATGAAAACCCCAACTTTACGGGGAAGAAGATGGAGATCATTGATGACGACGTGCCCAGTTTCCACGCCCACGGCTACCAGGAGAAGGTGTCGTCCGTGCGAGTGCAGAGCGGCAC GTGGGTCGGCTACCAGTACCCTGGTTACCGCGGGCTGCAGTACCTTCTGGAGAAGGGAGACTACAAGGACAGTGGGGACTTTGGGGCTCCCCATCCCCAGGTGCAGTCTGTGCGCCGCATCCGTGACATGCAGTGGCACCAGCGGGGCGCCTTCCACCCCACCAACTAG